In a genomic window of uncultured Sphaerochaeta sp.:
- the nth gene encoding endonuclease III: MDIQQRAEEVAKRLDELLPRDIQFLEQRVPFRFLISVILSAQTTDRIVNVVVKELFKAYPDARSLAQAKPEDVEEIIYATGYYRNKAKNIIACAQQLVDRQVPDTMEELVKLPGVGRKTASCVLGDIYGKPAIIVDTHFARVVNRLGLVKTKEPAKVEKEIASLLDASKHYRFSMTANLFGRSVCHAKKPECEECPFSDLCPSRDAFLKRRAKA; the protein is encoded by the coding sequence ATGGATATACAACAACGAGCAGAAGAAGTGGCAAAGCGCCTGGATGAGCTTTTGCCCCGGGATATTCAGTTTCTGGAACAGCGGGTTCCCTTTCGCTTTCTCATCAGTGTCATTCTCTCCGCCCAGACCACGGACAGGATCGTCAATGTGGTGGTGAAAGAGTTGTTCAAGGCGTACCCGGATGCCCGTTCTCTTGCCCAGGCAAAGCCTGAGGATGTGGAAGAGATCATCTATGCAACCGGCTACTACCGCAACAAGGCCAAGAACATCATTGCCTGTGCCCAGCAGTTGGTTGACCGACAGGTTCCCGATACCATGGAAGAGCTGGTCAAGTTGCCCGGAGTGGGAAGAAAGACGGCCAGCTGTGTCCTGGGTGACATCTACGGAAAGCCTGCCATCATTGTCGATACCCACTTTGCCCGCGTGGTGAATCGTCTTGGGTTGGTCAAGACCAAGGAGCCTGCAAAGGTTGAGAAAGAGATTGCCTCGCTTCTGGATGCATCTAAGCACTACCGATTCTCCATGACGGCCAATCTGTTCGGCAGGAGTGTATGCCATGCAAAGAAGCCTGAGTGTGAGGAGTGTCCGTTCAGCGACCTTTGCCCGAGTCGAGATGCTTTTCTGAAGAGACGCGCCAAAGCTTGA